The proteins below come from a single Benincasa hispida cultivar B227 chromosome 4, ASM972705v1, whole genome shotgun sequence genomic window:
- the LOC120076759 gene encoding putative wall-associated receptor kinase-like 16, giving the protein MKRWRKTLVGLMLIIKIAILSTAVVASSQALAGCDEWCGDLRIPYPFGVKQGCHLNQTFLITCNKTNSPPKAFLMDTDISVTNISLHGELHILQPIVRYCYEQVQVSDPFIPNATNLSVPAALPIADGKNKFIATGCNTFGLFSGMLKGSEFLSGCISVCTNGSAIVDGSCFGNGCCELEIPKGLTNLSLFVGQLLPNETNILKYNPCGYAFVVGDERFKFDSTYIQRFEDEEVEVVVDWAIGNQTMNVCRQNSQRISNFSDDGSQYRCECLDGFMGNPYLPQGCEDIDECKDEKLNKCKYECINTIGNYTCKCPKNFKGDGRHGGEGCTRDSKAFIPIIIGIGVGFIVFLIGSTWIFLGYKKLKFIKRKEKFFIENGGFILQQQLSQWQSPNEMVRIFTQEELEKATNNYDNSTIVGKGGFGTVYKGVFEDGLAVAIKKSKIVDQSQTDQFINEVIVLSQINHRNVVRLLGCCLETQVPLLVYEFVTNGTLFEHIHDKTKHASLSWEARLKIALETAGVLAYLHSSASIPIIHRDIKTTNILLDDNYTAKVSDFGASKLVPMDQTQLSTMVQGTLGYLDPEYLLTSELTEKSDVYSFGIVLLELITGKKAVCFDGPEAERNLAMYVLCTKDDLLEEVVDRGMMVKETNFEEIKETAKIAKKCLRIKGEERPSMKEVAMELDGVRLMQVQRSWVDNNSLSNAEERVCLLDVEASDSSHFIASGTMNNTVGDSIKASILSHIHHGR; this is encoded by the exons ATGAAGCGTTGGAGGAAGACGCTTGTGGGTCTCATGTTGATCATAAAGATCGCCATATTATCAACAGCCGTAGTAGCATCGTCACAAGCCTTAGCCGGCTGTGACGAATGGTGTGGCGACTTACGAATTCCCTATCCATTCGGAGTAAAACAAGGATGTCATCTCAACCAAACATTCTTAATTACATGCAACAAAACCAATAGCCCTCCGAAGGCGTTTCTAATGGACACCGACATTAGCGTTACCAATATATCACTCCACGGTGAGCTCCACATATTGCAGCCCATAGTTCGATATTGCTACGAGCAAGTGCAAGTAAGTGATCCTTTTATCCCCAACGCAACCAATCTTTCAGTGCCGGCGGCGTTGCCGATTGCTGATGGCAAAAACAAGTTCATCGCCACGGGCTGCAATACTTTTGGTTTATTCAGCGGGATGCTAAAGGGAAGTGAATTTCTAAGTGGGTGTATTTCGGTATGTACAAATGGTAGTGCTATAGTTGATGGGTCTTGCTTTGGGAATGGATGCTGTGAGTTGGAGATTCCAAAGGGGTTAACGAATTTGAGTCTGTTTGTGGGTCAACTGTTGCCTAATGAAACTAATATCCTCAAGTATAATCCATGTGGTTATGCTTTTGTGGTTGGAGATGAGAGGTTCAAGTTTGACTCAACATATATTCAGAGATTTGAAGATGAGGAAGTTGAGGTTGTGGTTGATTGGGCCATTGGAAACCAAACAATGAATGTTTGTAGACAAAATAGCCAAAGGATTAGTAACTTCTCTGATGATGGATCTCAATATCGTTGCGAATGTTTGGATGGTTTCATGGGAAATCCGTATCTCCCTCAAGGATGTGAAG ATATAGATGAATGCAAGGATGAAAAGCTGAATAAGTGCAAGTACGAGTGTATTAACACAATAGGAAACTACACGTGCAAATGTCCTAAAAACTTTAAAGGAGATGGGAGACATGGGGGAGAAGGTTGCACTCGAGATTCCAAGGCTTTCATTCCCATAATAATTG GAATTGGAGTAGGGTTCATAGTTTTTCTAATTGGTAGCACATGGATATTCTTGGGTTATAAAAAGTTGAAGTTCATCAAAAGGAAAGAGAAATTTTTCATAGAGAATGGAGGCTTCATACTTCAACAGCAACTTTCTCAATGGCAATCCCCCAATGAAATGGTTAGAATTTTCACCCAAGAAGAGCTGGAGAAGGCCACAAACAACTATGACAATAGCACTATTGTTGGTAAAGGTGGGTTCGGTACTGTTTACAAAGGAGTCTTCGAAGATGGCTTGGCAGTGGCAATCAAGAAATCGAAAATTGTAGACCAATCCCAAACTGACCAATTCATTAACGAAGTCATTGTTCTGTCTCAAATCAACCATCGCAACGTTGTTAGGCTCTTGGGGTGTTGTTTAGAGACACAAGTTCCGTTGTTGGTGTATGAGTTCGTAACCAACGGCACCCTCTTTGAACACATCCATGACAAAACCAAGCATGCTTCTCTTTCATGGGAAGCTCGTTTGAAAATAGCTTTGGAGACTGCAGGTGTGCTTGCGTATTTGCATTCTTCAGCTTCGATTCCAATTATTCATAGAGATATCAAGACAACCAACATACTCCTAGACGATAATTACACTGCGAAAGTGTCTGATTTCGGGGCGTCAAAGTTGGTTCCAATGGATCAAACACAGCTATCCACAATGGTGCAAGGGACTCTAGGGTATTTAGACCCTGAGTACTTGTTGACGAGCGAGTTGACGGAGAAGAGCGACGTGTATAGTTTTGGAATAGTGTTGTTAGAGCTTATAACTGGGAAGAAGGCGGTGTGTTTCGATGGGCCAGAAGCAGAGAGGAATCTAGCAATGTACGTGCTTTGCACAAAGGATGATCTGTTGGAAGAAGTTGTAGATAGGGGAATGATGGTGAAAGAAACAAATTTTGAGGAAATAAAAGAAACAGCTAAGATAGCAAAGAAATGCTTAAGAATTAAAGGGGAGGAGCGACCTAGCATGAAGGAAGTAGCTATGGAGTTGGATGGAGTTCGATTAATGCAAGTTCAACGTTCATGGGTTGATAACAATAGTTTGTCGAACGCAGAGGAAAGGGTATGTTTGTTGGATGTTGAAGCTTCAGACTCCAGCCATTTTATTGCGAGTGGCACTATGAATAATACCGTCGGGGATAGCATAAAAGCTTCGATTTTGTCACATATCCACCATGGAAgatga